One genomic window of Citrobacter sp. Marseille-Q6884 includes the following:
- a CDS encoding helix-turn-helix transcriptional regulator translates to MNNIKQSQQPAERVIREAECRQLTGICRTTRYMMEKEGSFPARRKLGGRAVGWLLSEVTAWQQSRSKAA, encoded by the coding sequence ATGAACAATATTAAACAATCCCAGCAGCCAGCAGAAAGAGTTATCCGTGAGGCTGAGTGCCGACAGCTAACCGGTATTTGTCGAACCACTCGATACATGATGGAAAAAGAGGGGAGCTTTCCCGCCCGCCGTAAGCTGGGAGGCCGCGCCGTTGGTTGGCTTCTGTCAGAGGTCACAGCATGGCAGCAGAGCCGCAGCAAAGCAGCGTGA